A region from the Pseudomonas sp. P8_229 genome encodes:
- a CDS encoding DUF2288 domain-containing protein, producing MNQEPSTLYAKLLGETASITWKELEPFFAKGALLWVDPALDLIAAAEAVASDDGEKVAAWLAEDKVAKLSETRALDLFERDPELWAVVVSPWILIQERAPA from the coding sequence ATGAATCAAGAACCTAGCACCCTCTATGCCAAGCTGCTTGGTGAAACCGCATCTATTACCTGGAAAGAGCTGGAGCCGTTCTTTGCCAAGGGTGCCCTATTGTGGGTCGATCCAGCCCTGGATTTGATCGCCGCCGCTGAGGCCGTGGCATCGGATGATGGCGAGAAAGTCGCCGCCTGGCTGGCCGAAGACAAGGTCGCCAAGCTGTCTGAAACGCGGGCGCTGGATCTTTTCGAGCGCGATCCCGAGCTGTGGGCGGTGGTGGTGAGTCCGTGGATTCTGATCCAGGAAAGGGCGCCCGCCTGA